A section of the Phacochoerus africanus isolate WHEZ1 chromosome 4, ROS_Pafr_v1, whole genome shotgun sequence genome encodes:
- the CHRM1 gene encoding muscarinic acetylcholine receptor M1: MNTSAPPAVSPNITVLAPGKGPWQVAFIGITTGLLSLATVTGNLLVLISFKVNTELKTVNNYFLLSLACADLIIGTFSMNLYTTYLLMGHWALGTLACDLWLALDYVASNASVMNLLLISFDRYFSVTRPLSYRAKRTPRRAALMIGLAWLVSFVLWAPAILFWQYLVGERTVLAGQCYIQFLSQPIITFGTAMAAFYLPVTVMCTLYWRIYRETENRARELAALQGSETPGKGGGSSSSSERSQPGAEGSPETPPGRCCRCCRAPRLLQAYSWKEEEEEDEGSLESLTSSEGEEPGSEVVIKMPMVDPEAQAPAKQPPRSSPNTVKRPTRKGRERAGKGQKPRGKEQLAKRKTFSLVKEKKAARTLSAILLAFIVTWTPYNIMVLVSTFCKDCVPETLWELGYWLCYVNSTINPMCYALCNKAFRDTFRLLLLCRWDKRRWRKIPKRPGSVHRTPSRQC, translated from the coding sequence ATGAATACCTCCGCCCCGCCCGCCGTCAGCCCCAACATCACCGTCCTGGCCCCGGGGAAGGGTCCCTGGCAAGTGGCCTTCATTGGGATCACCACGGGCCTCCTGTCACTGGCCACGGTGACGGGCAACCTCCTGGTGCTCATCTCCTTCAAGGTCAACACCGAGCTCAAGACAGTCAACAACTACTTCCTGCTGAGCCTGGCCTGCGCGGACCTCATCATCGGCACCTTCTCCATGAACCTCTACACCACGTACCTGCTCATGGGCCACTGGGCTCTGGGCACGCTGGCCTGCGACCTCTGGCTGGCCCTGGACTACGTGGCCAGCAACGCCTCGGTCATGAACCTGCTGCTCATCAGCTTTGACCGCTACTTCTCCGTGACCCGGCCCCTGAGCTACCGCGCCAAGCGCACCCCCCGCCGGGCGGCCCTGATGATCGGCCTGGCCTGGCTGGTCTCCTTCGTCCTCTGGGCCCCGGCCATCCTCTTCTGGCAGTACCTGGTGGGGGAGCGGACGGTGCTGGCCGGGCAGTGCTATATCCAGTTCCTCTCCCAGCCCATCATCACCTTTGGCACGGCCATGGCCGCCTTCTACCTCCCTGTCACGGTCATGTGCACACTCTACTGGCGCATCTACCGGGAGACGGAGAACCGGGCCCGGGAGCTGGCGGCCCTGCAGGGCTCCGAGACGCCGGGGAAGgggggcggcagcagcagcagctcagagcGGTCCCAGCCGGGGGCCGAGGGCTCCCCGGAGACCCCTCCGGGgcgctgctgccgctgctgccggGCCCCCCGGCTGCTCCAGGCCTACAgctggaaggaggaagaggaggaggatgaaggcTCCCTGGAGTCCCTCACCTCCTCGGAGGGCGAGGAGCCCGGCTCCGAAGTGGTGATCAAGATGCCCATGGTGGACCCCGAGGCGCAGGCGCCCGCCAAGCAGCCGCCCCGGAGCTCCCCGAATACGGTCAAGAGGCCGACCCGGAAGGGGCGCGAGCGAGCAGGCAAGGGCCAGAAGCCCCGCGGGAAGGAGCAGCTGGCCAAGCGGAAGACCTTCTCGCTGGTCAAGGAGAAGAAGGCGGCCCGGACCCTGAGCGCCATCCTGCTGGCCTTCATCGTCACCTGGACGCCGTACAACATCATGGTGCTGGTGTCCACGTTCTGCAAGGACTGTGTCCCCGAGACCCTGTGGGAGCTGGGCTACTGGCTGTGCTACGTCAACAGCACCATCAACCCCATGTGCTACGCGCTCTGCAACAAAGCCTTCCGGGACACCTTCCGCCTGCTGCTGCTCTGCCGCTGGGACAAGCGTCGCTGGCGCAAGATCCCCAAGCGCCCCGGCTCTGTGCACCGCACCCCCTCCCGCCAGTGCTGA